From the genome of Malus domestica chromosome 04, GDT2T_hap1, one region includes:
- the LOC103411583 gene encoding probable pectinesterase 29 has protein sequence MSSFFQCVALLLVGLGLFGEADAQLYRVYGNKKIAYYTTTVDKSGRGDFTSIQSAINAVPKNNRHWVSIKIKAGTYREKVTIPSDKPYIILKGENRRQTQIVWGDHDSLAQSPTFASFADNIIARSITFVNSYNNPVNSNPQMPAVAAMVAGDKLKFYRCGFFGLQDTLWDVSGRHYYKLCTIQGAVDFILGSGQSIFEKCSISVLGGALGRGVAGFITAQGRDNPKDPNGFVFKDCKVTGTGSTFLGRPWRGYSRVIFYNSNFSNVVVPEGWAPWNMVGHEEQLTYAEQECYGPGANTSKRVSWEKKLSSDTVQQFASLEFINADGWLSDQPF, from the exons ATGTCGTCGTTTTTCCAGTGTGTTGCCCTACTTTTAGTAGGTCTTGGATTATTTGGAGAAGCAGATGCCCAACTGTATAGAGTATACGGCAATAAGAAGATTGCTTATTACACCACCACCGTTGATAAATCCGGCCGTGGCGATTTCACCTCCATACAATCTGCCATCAATGCTGTTCCTAAAAACAACCGGCACTGGGTTTCTATCAAGATCAAGGCTGGCACGTATAg GGAAAAAGTGACTATCCCGAGTGATAAGCCGTACATAATTCTCAAAGGAGAAAATAGGCGCCAAACACAGATTGTTTGGGGTGATCATGACTCACTTGCACAAAGCCCTACTTTCGCCTCTTTCGCTGATAATATCATTGCCAGATCCATCACCTTTGTG AATTCATACAACAACCCTGTGAATAGCAACCCTCAAATGCCGGCAGTGGCGGCGATGGTAGCCGGTGACAAGTTGAAATTTTATCGATGTGGTTTCTTTGGGTTGCAAGACACTTTGTGGGATGTTAGTGGTCGTCACTACTATAAGCTTTGCACCATCCAGGGTGCGGTCGATTTCATCCTCGGCAGTGGCCAATCCATTTTTGAG AAATGTTCCATATCAGTTCTTGGTGGAGCTTTGGGACGTGGTGTGGCGGGTTTTATCACAGCACAGGGAAGAGACAACCCAAAGGATCCCAATGGGTTTGTGTTCAAGGATTGCAAAGTGACTGGTACTGGTTCAACCTTCTTGGGAAGGCCATGGAGAGGTTACTCAAGGGTCATATTCTACAATTCCAATTTCTCAAACGTCGTCGTTCCTGAGGGCTGGGCTCCTTGGAATATGGTTGGCCACGA AGAGCAATTGACGTACGCAGAGCAGGAGTGCTATGGACCAGGAGCCAACACTTCAAAGCGAGTGAGTTGGGAAAAGAAGCTTAGCAGTGATACAGTGCAGCAGTTTGCAAGCTTGGAATTTATTAATGCTGATGGATGGCTCAGTGACCAGCCATTCTAA
- the LOC103411581 gene encoding large ribosomal subunit protein uL13w: MVSGSGICAKRVVVDARHHMLGRLSSILAKELLNGQKVVVVRAEEICISGGLVRQKMKYMRFLRKRMNTKPSHGPIHFRAPAKILWRTIRGMIPHKTKRGAAALARLKAYEGIPPPYDKVKRMVIPDALKVLRLQAGHKYCLLGKLSSEVGWNHYETIKELENKRKERAQVAYERKKQLNKLRVKAEKVAEEKLGPHLEIIAPIKY, translated from the exons ATGGTGTCTGGTTCAGGTATCTGCGCAAAGCGCGTTGTGGTGGACGCCCGCCACCACATGCTCGGCCGCCTGTCGTCGATCCTCGCCAAGGAGCTGCTCAATGGCCAGAAGGTCGTGGTTGTTCGCGCGGAGGAGATCTGTATCTCCGGTGGGCTGGTGAGGCAGAAGATGAAGTACATGAGGTTCTTGCGTAAGCGCATGAACACCAAGCCTTCTCATGGTCCCATCCACTTCCGCGCCCCTGCTAAGATCCTCTGGCGCACCATCCGTGG GATGATTCCCCATAAGACTAAGCGTGGTGCTGCTGCACTTGCTCGTTTGAAGGCATATGAGGGTATTCCACCTCCATATGACAAGGTTAAGAGGATGGTCATTCCTGATGCACTTAA GGTCTTGAGGCTCCAAGCAGGACACAAGTACTGTTTGCTGGGCAAGCTTTCTTCTGAGGTTGGATGGAACCACTATGAGACCATCAAG GAGCTTGAGAacaagagaaaggagagagccCAGGTTGCTTATGAGAGGAAGAAACAGTTGAACAAACTGAGGGTGAAAGCAGAAAAGGTTGCTGAGGAGAAACTAGGACCCCATCTTGAGATCATTGCCCCCATTAAATATTGA